A single Gambusia affinis linkage group LG20, SWU_Gaff_1.0, whole genome shotgun sequence DNA region contains:
- the eef2k gene encoding eukaryotic elongation factor 2 kinase isoform X2 — protein MDDDLMFSMEEEGSAQRPSAQRNGIKHRAHSLSDANASDDDEDEENFISPILCDSAKEVCNYLKDLVYTQQLSNSLPKSNFLYRHENEAEHRSYTVISESARAAWMNAIEKARAMPDPWAQFHLEDIETEPCIRYRYSAITGEWAQDQIHVKMGAQPFGKGAMRECFRAKKLSNFSHSSNWKSASNYVAKRYMETVDREVYFEDVRLQMEAKLWGEEYNRHRPPKQVDIMQMCVVEMTNRPGKPLFHLEHYIEGKYIKYNSNSGFVRDDNIRLTPQAFSHFTFERSGHQLIVVDIQGVGDLYTDPQIHTEKGTDFGDGNLGVRGMALFFHSHLCNKICKSMGLTPFDLSEPEASQLDCTNKLLSAKTVLRGCEEVCGSPRVRTFSASRVPPLLSRLSEPSSADESASDVDSIPCSPLTLPFSSIVAPGSMGKSSSGLSLSGMYEHDRLNNNTADHKDSESSGDSGYPSERRSEGDPNDHVDGVHHRYRPVSESDDDSIRRRKMVAPSRVSANLYSQSPSNEGLTDEKWSFFHSSRAHVHRPSCVATEVERLNALLQKKIGQSILGKVHLAMVRYHEAGRFCEKDEQWDQDSAMFHLERAALCGELEAIVALGKCYLQLPHHILPDMEVEDNAGNRMKGFKYLLQAAEAGDRSSMIVVARAFDSGAGLSADRKRDWAEAIHWYDSALNMMDYDEGGEFDGTQDEPRYSLLARKAEMFQDGGFNLTADPQKAGDLFTEAAEAAMAAMKGRLANQYYMKAEEAWALVEE, from the exons ATGGATGACGACCTGATGTTCAGCATGGAGGAGGAGGGCAGCGCCCAGAGACCCTCCGCTCAGAGAAACGGCATCAAACACCGGGCGCACTCGCTCAGCGACGCCAACGCCAGCGACGACGATGAAGACGAGGAAAACTTCATCTCGCCTATTCTGTGCGACTCTGCTAAAGAAGTCTGCAACTACCTGAAAGATCTGGTTTACACACAGCAGCTTTCAAACTCACTTCCAAAGAGCAACTTTCTATACAGG CATGAAAACGAGGCAGAGCATCGATCGTATACTGTAATCTCTGAGAGCGCACGG GCGGCATGGATGAACGCCATAGAGAAGGCCCGAGCCATGCCCGACCCCTGGGCACAGTTCCACCTGGAGGACATCGAAACTGAACCCTGCATTCGTTACAG gTACAGCGCGATCACAGGAGAATGGGCTCAAGACCAGATCCACGTCAAGATGGGGGCACAG CCCTTTGGGAAAGGAGCCATGAGGGAGTGTTTCAGAGC CAAGAAGTTGTCCAACTTCTCACACAGCAGCAATTGGAAGTCGGCGTCCAACTATGTTGCCAAGCGCTACATGGAGACCGTGGACAGAGAGGTTTACTTTGAGGACGTCCGGCTGCAGATGGAGGCCAAACTGTGGGGAGAGGAGTACAACCGCCACAGACCTCCCAAACAg GTGGACATCATGCAGATGTGCGTGGTGGAGATGACGAACAGACCGGGAAAACCGCTCTTCCACCTGGAGCATTACATCGAAGGGAAGTACATCAAGTACAACTCCAACTCGGGCTTCGTGAGGGACGACAACATCCGACTGACTCCACAG GCCTTCAGTCACTTCACCTTCGAGCGCTCAGGCCACCAGCTGATCGTGGTCGACATCCAGGGAGTCGGCGATCTCTACACCGACCCTCAGATCCACACAGAGAAGGGGACGGATTTCGGAGATGGAAATCTCG GTGTGCGGGGCATGGCTCTGTTCTTCCATTCCCACCTGTGCAACAAGATCTGCAAGAGTATGGGCCTGACGCCTTTTGATCTTTCTGAGCCAGAGGCGTCCCAGCTGGACTGCACCAACAAACTTCTG TCGGCCAAGACGGTCCTGAGGGGCTGCGAGGAGGTCTGCGGCTCGCCTCGCGTCCGCACCTTTTCCGCAAGCCGCGTCCCTCCGCTGCTGTCCCGCCTGTCCGAGCCCTCATCTGCGGACGAGAGCGCGAGCGACGTGGACTCCATCCCCTGCTCGCCTCTCACCCTCCCCTTCTCTTCCATAGTGGCACCTGGATCCATGGGCAAATCCTCTTCAG GCTTGTCTCTTTCTGGAATGTACGAACACGACAGACTGAACAACAACACAGCTGATCACAAG GACTCGGAGAGCAGCGGAGACAGCGGCTACCCGAGCGAGAGGAGGAGTGAAGGGGATCCTAATGATCATGTAGACGGg GTCCATCACCGCTACAGACCCGTTTCTGAATCGGATGACGACAGCATCAGACGG AGGAAGATGGTAGCTCCTTCGAGAGTCTCAGCGAATTTATACTCTCAAAGTCCCAGCAACGAAGGG CTGACGGATGAGAAGTGGAGCTTCTTCCACTCGTCTCGGGCCCACGTCCACCGACCTTCCTGCGTGGCCACCGAGGTGGAGCGCCTGAACGCTCTGCTGCAGAAGAAGATCGGGCAGTCGATCCTGGGAAAG GTCCACCTGGCCATGGTGCGCTACCACGAAGCGGGCCGGTTCTGTGAGAAGGACGAGCAGTGGGACCAGGACTCGGCCATGTTCCACCTGGAGAGAGCCGCCCTGTGCGGAGAGCTGGAGGCCATCGTAGCCTTAGGAAAATGTTACCTGCAGCTGCCTCATCACATTCTCCCAGACATGGAGGTGGag GATAATGCAGGAAACAGGATGAAGGGGTTTAAGTATCTGCTCCAGGCTGCTGAGGCAGGAGACAGATCTTCTATGATCGTAGTGGCCAGAGCCTTCGATTCGGGAGCCGGTCTGTCTGCTGACAG AAAGCGGGACTGGGCCGAAGCGATCCACTGGTACGACAGCGCCCTGAACATGATGGACTACGATGAGGGCGGGGAGTTCGATGGCACGCAGGACGAGCCGAGATACTCGCTGCTGGCCAGAAAGGCGGAGATGTTCCAAGATGGCGGCTTCAACCTTACTGCAGATCCACAGAAAGCAG GGGATTTGTTTACGGAAGCCGCGGAGGCTGCGATGGCGGCCATGAAAGGTCGCCTGGCCAACCAGTACTACATGAAAGCCGAAGAGGCCTGGGCGCTGGTGGAGGAGTAA
- the eef2k gene encoding eukaryotic elongation factor 2 kinase isoform X3 — MDDDLMFSMEEEGSAQRPSAQRNGIKHRAHSLSDANASDDDEDEENFISPILCDSAKEVCNYLKDLVYTQQLSNSLPKSNFLYRAAWMNAIEKARAMPDPWAQFHLEDIETEPCIRYRYSAITGEWAQDQIHVKMGAQPFGKGAMRECFRAKKLSNFSHSSNWKSASNYVAKRYMETVDREVYFEDVRLQMEAKLWGEEYNRHRPPKQVDIMQMCVVEMTNRPGKPLFHLEHYIEGKYIKYNSNSGFVRDDNIRLTPQAFSHFTFERSGHQLIVVDIQGVGDLYTDPQIHTEKGTDFGDGNLGVRGMALFFHSHLCNKICKSMGLTPFDLSEPEASQLDCTNKLLKSAKTVLRGCEEVCGSPRVRTFSASRVPPLLSRLSEPSSADESASDVDSIPCSPLTLPFSSIVAPGSMGKSSSGLSLSGMYEHDRLNNNTADHKDSESSGDSGYPSERRSEGDPNDHVDGVHHRYRPVSESDDDSIRRRKMVAPSRVSANLYSQSPSNEGLTDEKWSFFHSSRAHVHRPSCVATEVERLNALLQKKIGQSILGKVHLAMVRYHEAGRFCEKDEQWDQDSAMFHLERAALCGELEAIVALGKCYLQLPHHILPDMEVEDNAGNRMKGFKYLLQAAEAGDRSSMIVVARAFDSGAGLSADRKRDWAEAIHWYDSALNMMDYDEGGEFDGTQDEPRYSLLARKAEMFQDGGFNLTADPQKAGDLFTEAAEAAMAAMKGRLANQYYMKAEEAWALVEE; from the exons ATGGATGACGACCTGATGTTCAGCATGGAGGAGGAGGGCAGCGCCCAGAGACCCTCCGCTCAGAGAAACGGCATCAAACACCGGGCGCACTCGCTCAGCGACGCCAACGCCAGCGACGACGATGAAGACGAGGAAAACTTCATCTCGCCTATTCTGTGCGACTCTGCTAAAGAAGTCTGCAACTACCTGAAAGATCTGGTTTACACACAGCAGCTTTCAAACTCACTTCCAAAGAGCAACTTTCTATACAGG GCGGCATGGATGAACGCCATAGAGAAGGCCCGAGCCATGCCCGACCCCTGGGCACAGTTCCACCTGGAGGACATCGAAACTGAACCCTGCATTCGTTACAG gTACAGCGCGATCACAGGAGAATGGGCTCAAGACCAGATCCACGTCAAGATGGGGGCACAG CCCTTTGGGAAAGGAGCCATGAGGGAGTGTTTCAGAGC CAAGAAGTTGTCCAACTTCTCACACAGCAGCAATTGGAAGTCGGCGTCCAACTATGTTGCCAAGCGCTACATGGAGACCGTGGACAGAGAGGTTTACTTTGAGGACGTCCGGCTGCAGATGGAGGCCAAACTGTGGGGAGAGGAGTACAACCGCCACAGACCTCCCAAACAg GTGGACATCATGCAGATGTGCGTGGTGGAGATGACGAACAGACCGGGAAAACCGCTCTTCCACCTGGAGCATTACATCGAAGGGAAGTACATCAAGTACAACTCCAACTCGGGCTTCGTGAGGGACGACAACATCCGACTGACTCCACAG GCCTTCAGTCACTTCACCTTCGAGCGCTCAGGCCACCAGCTGATCGTGGTCGACATCCAGGGAGTCGGCGATCTCTACACCGACCCTCAGATCCACACAGAGAAGGGGACGGATTTCGGAGATGGAAATCTCG GTGTGCGGGGCATGGCTCTGTTCTTCCATTCCCACCTGTGCAACAAGATCTGCAAGAGTATGGGCCTGACGCCTTTTGATCTTTCTGAGCCAGAGGCGTCCCAGCTGGACTGCACCAACAAACTTCTG AAGTCGGCCAAGACGGTCCTGAGGGGCTGCGAGGAGGTCTGCGGCTCGCCTCGCGTCCGCACCTTTTCCGCAAGCCGCGTCCCTCCGCTGCTGTCCCGCCTGTCCGAGCCCTCATCTGCGGACGAGAGCGCGAGCGACGTGGACTCCATCCCCTGCTCGCCTCTCACCCTCCCCTTCTCTTCCATAGTGGCACCTGGATCCATGGGCAAATCCTCTTCAG GCTTGTCTCTTTCTGGAATGTACGAACACGACAGACTGAACAACAACACAGCTGATCACAAG GACTCGGAGAGCAGCGGAGACAGCGGCTACCCGAGCGAGAGGAGGAGTGAAGGGGATCCTAATGATCATGTAGACGGg GTCCATCACCGCTACAGACCCGTTTCTGAATCGGATGACGACAGCATCAGACGG AGGAAGATGGTAGCTCCTTCGAGAGTCTCAGCGAATTTATACTCTCAAAGTCCCAGCAACGAAGGG CTGACGGATGAGAAGTGGAGCTTCTTCCACTCGTCTCGGGCCCACGTCCACCGACCTTCCTGCGTGGCCACCGAGGTGGAGCGCCTGAACGCTCTGCTGCAGAAGAAGATCGGGCAGTCGATCCTGGGAAAG GTCCACCTGGCCATGGTGCGCTACCACGAAGCGGGCCGGTTCTGTGAGAAGGACGAGCAGTGGGACCAGGACTCGGCCATGTTCCACCTGGAGAGAGCCGCCCTGTGCGGAGAGCTGGAGGCCATCGTAGCCTTAGGAAAATGTTACCTGCAGCTGCCTCATCACATTCTCCCAGACATGGAGGTGGag GATAATGCAGGAAACAGGATGAAGGGGTTTAAGTATCTGCTCCAGGCTGCTGAGGCAGGAGACAGATCTTCTATGATCGTAGTGGCCAGAGCCTTCGATTCGGGAGCCGGTCTGTCTGCTGACAG AAAGCGGGACTGGGCCGAAGCGATCCACTGGTACGACAGCGCCCTGAACATGATGGACTACGATGAGGGCGGGGAGTTCGATGGCACGCAGGACGAGCCGAGATACTCGCTGCTGGCCAGAAAGGCGGAGATGTTCCAAGATGGCGGCTTCAACCTTACTGCAGATCCACAGAAAGCAG GGGATTTGTTTACGGAAGCCGCGGAGGCTGCGATGGCGGCCATGAAAGGTCGCCTGGCCAACCAGTACTACATGAAAGCCGAAGAGGCCTGGGCGCTGGTGGAGGAGTAA
- the eef2k gene encoding eukaryotic elongation factor 2 kinase isoform X5 gives MDDDLMFSMEEEGSAQRPSAQRNGIKHRAHSLSDANASDDDEDEENFISPILCDSAKEVCNYLKDLVYTQQLSNSLPKSNFLYRHENEAEHRSYTVISESARAAWMNAIEKARAMPDPWAQFHLEDIETEPCIRYRYSAITGEWAQDQIHVKMGAQPFGKGAMRECFRAKKLSNFSHSSNWKSASNYVAKRYMETVDREVYFEDVRLQMEAKLWGEEYNRHRPPKQVDIMQMCVVEMTNRPGKPLFHLEHYIEGKYIKYNSNSGFVRDDNIRLTPQAFSHFTFERSGHQLIVVDIQGVGDLYTDPQIHTEKGTDFGDGNLGVRGMALFFHSHLCNKICKSMGLTPFDLSEPEASQLDCTNKLLSAKTVLRGCEEVCGSPRVRTFSASRVPPLLSRLSEPSSADESASDVDSIPCSPLTLPFSSIVAPGSMGKSSSGLSLSGMYEHDRLNNNTADHKDSESSGDSGYPSERRSEGDPNDHVDGVHHRYRPVSESDDDSIRRLTDEKWSFFHSSRAHVHRPSCVATEVERLNALLQKKIGQSILGKVHLAMVRYHEAGRFCEKDEQWDQDSAMFHLERAALCGELEAIVALGKCYLQLPHHILPDMEVEDNAGNRMKGFKYLLQAAEAGDRSSMIVVARAFDSGAGLSADRKRDWAEAIHWYDSALNMMDYDEGGEFDGTQDEPRYSLLARKAEMFQDGGFNLTADPQKAGDLFTEAAEAAMAAMKGRLANQYYMKAEEAWALVEE, from the exons ATGGATGACGACCTGATGTTCAGCATGGAGGAGGAGGGCAGCGCCCAGAGACCCTCCGCTCAGAGAAACGGCATCAAACACCGGGCGCACTCGCTCAGCGACGCCAACGCCAGCGACGACGATGAAGACGAGGAAAACTTCATCTCGCCTATTCTGTGCGACTCTGCTAAAGAAGTCTGCAACTACCTGAAAGATCTGGTTTACACACAGCAGCTTTCAAACTCACTTCCAAAGAGCAACTTTCTATACAGG CATGAAAACGAGGCAGAGCATCGATCGTATACTGTAATCTCTGAGAGCGCACGG GCGGCATGGATGAACGCCATAGAGAAGGCCCGAGCCATGCCCGACCCCTGGGCACAGTTCCACCTGGAGGACATCGAAACTGAACCCTGCATTCGTTACAG gTACAGCGCGATCACAGGAGAATGGGCTCAAGACCAGATCCACGTCAAGATGGGGGCACAG CCCTTTGGGAAAGGAGCCATGAGGGAGTGTTTCAGAGC CAAGAAGTTGTCCAACTTCTCACACAGCAGCAATTGGAAGTCGGCGTCCAACTATGTTGCCAAGCGCTACATGGAGACCGTGGACAGAGAGGTTTACTTTGAGGACGTCCGGCTGCAGATGGAGGCCAAACTGTGGGGAGAGGAGTACAACCGCCACAGACCTCCCAAACAg GTGGACATCATGCAGATGTGCGTGGTGGAGATGACGAACAGACCGGGAAAACCGCTCTTCCACCTGGAGCATTACATCGAAGGGAAGTACATCAAGTACAACTCCAACTCGGGCTTCGTGAGGGACGACAACATCCGACTGACTCCACAG GCCTTCAGTCACTTCACCTTCGAGCGCTCAGGCCACCAGCTGATCGTGGTCGACATCCAGGGAGTCGGCGATCTCTACACCGACCCTCAGATCCACACAGAGAAGGGGACGGATTTCGGAGATGGAAATCTCG GTGTGCGGGGCATGGCTCTGTTCTTCCATTCCCACCTGTGCAACAAGATCTGCAAGAGTATGGGCCTGACGCCTTTTGATCTTTCTGAGCCAGAGGCGTCCCAGCTGGACTGCACCAACAAACTTCTG TCGGCCAAGACGGTCCTGAGGGGCTGCGAGGAGGTCTGCGGCTCGCCTCGCGTCCGCACCTTTTCCGCAAGCCGCGTCCCTCCGCTGCTGTCCCGCCTGTCCGAGCCCTCATCTGCGGACGAGAGCGCGAGCGACGTGGACTCCATCCCCTGCTCGCCTCTCACCCTCCCCTTCTCTTCCATAGTGGCACCTGGATCCATGGGCAAATCCTCTTCAG GCTTGTCTCTTTCTGGAATGTACGAACACGACAGACTGAACAACAACACAGCTGATCACAAG GACTCGGAGAGCAGCGGAGACAGCGGCTACCCGAGCGAGAGGAGGAGTGAAGGGGATCCTAATGATCATGTAGACGGg GTCCATCACCGCTACAGACCCGTTTCTGAATCGGATGACGACAGCATCAGACGG CTGACGGATGAGAAGTGGAGCTTCTTCCACTCGTCTCGGGCCCACGTCCACCGACCTTCCTGCGTGGCCACCGAGGTGGAGCGCCTGAACGCTCTGCTGCAGAAGAAGATCGGGCAGTCGATCCTGGGAAAG GTCCACCTGGCCATGGTGCGCTACCACGAAGCGGGCCGGTTCTGTGAGAAGGACGAGCAGTGGGACCAGGACTCGGCCATGTTCCACCTGGAGAGAGCCGCCCTGTGCGGAGAGCTGGAGGCCATCGTAGCCTTAGGAAAATGTTACCTGCAGCTGCCTCATCACATTCTCCCAGACATGGAGGTGGag GATAATGCAGGAAACAGGATGAAGGGGTTTAAGTATCTGCTCCAGGCTGCTGAGGCAGGAGACAGATCTTCTATGATCGTAGTGGCCAGAGCCTTCGATTCGGGAGCCGGTCTGTCTGCTGACAG AAAGCGGGACTGGGCCGAAGCGATCCACTGGTACGACAGCGCCCTGAACATGATGGACTACGATGAGGGCGGGGAGTTCGATGGCACGCAGGACGAGCCGAGATACTCGCTGCTGGCCAGAAAGGCGGAGATGTTCCAAGATGGCGGCTTCAACCTTACTGCAGATCCACAGAAAGCAG GGGATTTGTTTACGGAAGCCGCGGAGGCTGCGATGGCGGCCATGAAAGGTCGCCTGGCCAACCAGTACTACATGAAAGCCGAAGAGGCCTGGGCGCTGGTGGAGGAGTAA
- the eef2k gene encoding eukaryotic elongation factor 2 kinase isoform X1 yields the protein MDDDLMFSMEEEGSAQRPSAQRNGIKHRAHSLSDANASDDDEDEENFISPILCDSAKEVCNYLKDLVYTQQLSNSLPKSNFLYRHENEAEHRSYTVISESARAAWMNAIEKARAMPDPWAQFHLEDIETEPCIRYRYSAITGEWAQDQIHVKMGAQPFGKGAMRECFRAKKLSNFSHSSNWKSASNYVAKRYMETVDREVYFEDVRLQMEAKLWGEEYNRHRPPKQVDIMQMCVVEMTNRPGKPLFHLEHYIEGKYIKYNSNSGFVRDDNIRLTPQAFSHFTFERSGHQLIVVDIQGVGDLYTDPQIHTEKGTDFGDGNLGVRGMALFFHSHLCNKICKSMGLTPFDLSEPEASQLDCTNKLLKSAKTVLRGCEEVCGSPRVRTFSASRVPPLLSRLSEPSSADESASDVDSIPCSPLTLPFSSIVAPGSMGKSSSGLSLSGMYEHDRLNNNTADHKDSESSGDSGYPSERRSEGDPNDHVDGVHHRYRPVSESDDDSIRRRKMVAPSRVSANLYSQSPSNEGLTDEKWSFFHSSRAHVHRPSCVATEVERLNALLQKKIGQSILGKVHLAMVRYHEAGRFCEKDEQWDQDSAMFHLERAALCGELEAIVALGKCYLQLPHHILPDMEVEDNAGNRMKGFKYLLQAAEAGDRSSMIVVARAFDSGAGLSADRKRDWAEAIHWYDSALNMMDYDEGGEFDGTQDEPRYSLLARKAEMFQDGGFNLTADPQKAGDLFTEAAEAAMAAMKGRLANQYYMKAEEAWALVEE from the exons ATGGATGACGACCTGATGTTCAGCATGGAGGAGGAGGGCAGCGCCCAGAGACCCTCCGCTCAGAGAAACGGCATCAAACACCGGGCGCACTCGCTCAGCGACGCCAACGCCAGCGACGACGATGAAGACGAGGAAAACTTCATCTCGCCTATTCTGTGCGACTCTGCTAAAGAAGTCTGCAACTACCTGAAAGATCTGGTTTACACACAGCAGCTTTCAAACTCACTTCCAAAGAGCAACTTTCTATACAGG CATGAAAACGAGGCAGAGCATCGATCGTATACTGTAATCTCTGAGAGCGCACGG GCGGCATGGATGAACGCCATAGAGAAGGCCCGAGCCATGCCCGACCCCTGGGCACAGTTCCACCTGGAGGACATCGAAACTGAACCCTGCATTCGTTACAG gTACAGCGCGATCACAGGAGAATGGGCTCAAGACCAGATCCACGTCAAGATGGGGGCACAG CCCTTTGGGAAAGGAGCCATGAGGGAGTGTTTCAGAGC CAAGAAGTTGTCCAACTTCTCACACAGCAGCAATTGGAAGTCGGCGTCCAACTATGTTGCCAAGCGCTACATGGAGACCGTGGACAGAGAGGTTTACTTTGAGGACGTCCGGCTGCAGATGGAGGCCAAACTGTGGGGAGAGGAGTACAACCGCCACAGACCTCCCAAACAg GTGGACATCATGCAGATGTGCGTGGTGGAGATGACGAACAGACCGGGAAAACCGCTCTTCCACCTGGAGCATTACATCGAAGGGAAGTACATCAAGTACAACTCCAACTCGGGCTTCGTGAGGGACGACAACATCCGACTGACTCCACAG GCCTTCAGTCACTTCACCTTCGAGCGCTCAGGCCACCAGCTGATCGTGGTCGACATCCAGGGAGTCGGCGATCTCTACACCGACCCTCAGATCCACACAGAGAAGGGGACGGATTTCGGAGATGGAAATCTCG GTGTGCGGGGCATGGCTCTGTTCTTCCATTCCCACCTGTGCAACAAGATCTGCAAGAGTATGGGCCTGACGCCTTTTGATCTTTCTGAGCCAGAGGCGTCCCAGCTGGACTGCACCAACAAACTTCTG AAGTCGGCCAAGACGGTCCTGAGGGGCTGCGAGGAGGTCTGCGGCTCGCCTCGCGTCCGCACCTTTTCCGCAAGCCGCGTCCCTCCGCTGCTGTCCCGCCTGTCCGAGCCCTCATCTGCGGACGAGAGCGCGAGCGACGTGGACTCCATCCCCTGCTCGCCTCTCACCCTCCCCTTCTCTTCCATAGTGGCACCTGGATCCATGGGCAAATCCTCTTCAG GCTTGTCTCTTTCTGGAATGTACGAACACGACAGACTGAACAACAACACAGCTGATCACAAG GACTCGGAGAGCAGCGGAGACAGCGGCTACCCGAGCGAGAGGAGGAGTGAAGGGGATCCTAATGATCATGTAGACGGg GTCCATCACCGCTACAGACCCGTTTCTGAATCGGATGACGACAGCATCAGACGG AGGAAGATGGTAGCTCCTTCGAGAGTCTCAGCGAATTTATACTCTCAAAGTCCCAGCAACGAAGGG CTGACGGATGAGAAGTGGAGCTTCTTCCACTCGTCTCGGGCCCACGTCCACCGACCTTCCTGCGTGGCCACCGAGGTGGAGCGCCTGAACGCTCTGCTGCAGAAGAAGATCGGGCAGTCGATCCTGGGAAAG GTCCACCTGGCCATGGTGCGCTACCACGAAGCGGGCCGGTTCTGTGAGAAGGACGAGCAGTGGGACCAGGACTCGGCCATGTTCCACCTGGAGAGAGCCGCCCTGTGCGGAGAGCTGGAGGCCATCGTAGCCTTAGGAAAATGTTACCTGCAGCTGCCTCATCACATTCTCCCAGACATGGAGGTGGag GATAATGCAGGAAACAGGATGAAGGGGTTTAAGTATCTGCTCCAGGCTGCTGAGGCAGGAGACAGATCTTCTATGATCGTAGTGGCCAGAGCCTTCGATTCGGGAGCCGGTCTGTCTGCTGACAG AAAGCGGGACTGGGCCGAAGCGATCCACTGGTACGACAGCGCCCTGAACATGATGGACTACGATGAGGGCGGGGAGTTCGATGGCACGCAGGACGAGCCGAGATACTCGCTGCTGGCCAGAAAGGCGGAGATGTTCCAAGATGGCGGCTTCAACCTTACTGCAGATCCACAGAAAGCAG GGGATTTGTTTACGGAAGCCGCGGAGGCTGCGATGGCGGCCATGAAAGGTCGCCTGGCCAACCAGTACTACATGAAAGCCGAAGAGGCCTGGGCGCTGGTGGAGGAGTAA